The genomic window TCAGGTGGATCGACTGTCACTTGTCGGTCAAAGCGGCCGGGACGCAATAAGGCTGAGTCTAGTACGTCGGGACGGTTGGTGGCAGCAATAATAATGATGCCTGTATTACCTTCAAACCCATCCATTTCGGTGAGGAGTTGGTTGAGGGTTTGTTCTCTCTCGTCGTTACCGCCACCGATACCAGCACCCCGTTGGCGTCCAACGGCGTCGATTTCATCGATGAAGATGATACAGGGGGCGTTGTCTTTAGCTTTCTTAAACAAATCGCGGACGCGGGATGCACCAACACCGACGAACATTTCCACGAATTCCGAACCGGAAATACTGAAGAATGGTACGCCTGCTTCTCCAGCGATCGCTTTTGCTAATAAAGTTTTACCAGTTCCAGGAGGCCCAACTAACAGCACTCCCTTGGGAATCCGCGCGCCTACAGCGGTAAATCTTTCTGGCTGCTTGAGAAAGGTGACAACTTCTTGCAGTTCTTCTTTAGCTTCTTCGATTCCGGCTACGTCGTCAAATTTAACCCCAGTTTTTGCCTCCATTTGGAAACGCGCTTTCGATTTGCCGAAGTTCATCGCTTGACCTGGCCCGCCGGGGAGGTTGCTAGAACGCCGGAACAAAAAGAACAGCCCAGTAATCAATAAAACTGGAAACACGAGATTGCCTAACAATCCCCAAATTGCGCCATCATTCCGCATGGGGTGGGCATCAAAACTAATCGCTTTTTCTTTGAGCTTGCTAATTAACTCAGGAGCGTTAACAGGCAAATCCACCCGCCACCTTTGGACGCGATTTTCGATGTCTGGATCGCGGGCTTCTATAATTGCTGTCCTACCGCCTTCGTACAGATCCACACTGCTGACGCGATCGCCGTCCAAGTATTCTAGAAAGCGACCATAGGTCATGCGGGTATTGGCAGCATTCTTACTCATGTCAGCAGGAGCGCCTGCAAAGGCCCCTTGCCAGAAGAAAAAGCCAATTACCAAAGCCGGCAATGTCCACAGTACTATGACTTTCCAAGAGAATTTCATGTTCATTTGCCTCTAGATACCTATACAAGTCATCAGCCTTAGCAACCGAATGTTCATCACTCTGTCACTTTAAGCTGTTAAACGGATGTCTATAAATCCATTTTGTTTAATTTGATCTCTTATATGCACTGCCATAAGGCAATCAGGGCATTATGGCGATGCCAACAAGAATCTTAATCAAAGTTAACTTAATTTTAATACAATATCGCACGAGAAAAGGGAGCGCCAACAAGGGAGAGACGCCAAGAAATTTTCTCGCGTTTGGTGTGTCTGTTCAATTAAGGACTTTACCTACTTAACTTCTGTAATTTGTAGAGTGTAAGGAAGATACTTACCTTTTTCGTAGGAACCAACCCAAATTTGGTAATTTCCAGCCAGCCATTCACCAACAATGCCGGCATTTTTACCGTCAACATCGTCATTACACCAAGTACCACCGGGTCCCTTGATAATCAAGGTGGTGTCCTCAGGACTTTGCACTTGCAGCTTTAGGTAGTCAAATTTACTTGTTAGCACTAATGTGTGGTCTGGTGCTTCATCAACAAATCCGGTACAAGGGCCAGTGGCTGTTTCGCTTCTGGCGGCTACTTGACTCCCAGATATTGAACCACCACTCATCCCGCGAACTGTCAGGGGGTCTGGCGAAAACTGGGGGCTAATGGTGACATCTCCAAATATCGTTGGCGCTTCCTGAGCATCAGTCACAGTATTAACTGTCAATGTAATGAAGAGCGTAACTATCATCAACGATAATCTCATCCCTCTGTTGAGCACTTTTGTCAGCATTGTAATTACGTTCGCTTCTAAGTGTTTTTGAAGACATTAATTTTACACACTAAGTTCCCAACCTGAGGAGAATTGACTACCTATTTTAGATTTAAAATTGGGGATAATTCATTAGTAATTAGTCAATGATTTCTTGTTCCGATAGTTGCTCTACCTTATGGATAGGGGCGCACGTTTGTGCGCCCCTAAAATCTCAAATATTTTTAAAATCTGGAAGTAATCGCTAATTAGCTTCTGTTATTGCCCTACTCAAGCGCGACTTATCTAAACCAATCTGATTTAGTAGTAACCAAGATTGGATCAGGTCGGGGCCATGAACATCTCCAGTTAAGGCTGCTCTGAGCGATCGCATCACTAAGCCTTTTTTGACTTTTTGCTCTTTCACCACTTGTTTAATAATGTCCTGGGCGGCGGCTTCTGATAGTTGCGGCTGATTTTCTAAAGCTGTGACAATCCCCTCAAGCACAGCAACAGAACCTTCTTGCTTGAGTTGTGTACTGGCTTCGTCGCTAAATTCAACTGTGTCGTTAAAAAACAGTTGGCTTTGAGCTACTGCATCTACTAAACGAGTCAAACTCTGGCTAATTAAAGTTACTAACTGTTCTAACCAGGGGCGTTCTCTTCCACCATCAAATTTATACCCAGCCGCTTCCCAAAAGGGTATGAGTAAATCTGTGAGTTTATCTACTGGCGTATTGTGGATATACTGACTGTTCAACCAATCGAGTTTTGCCCAGTCAAACTTTGCACCTGCTTTATTTACACGTTCAAAGCCAAATTCTTTTGCTGCTACTTCTAAGGTAAATATTTCTTGCGTCGAGTCTGGTGGCGACCAACCCAGCAATGTCATGTAATTCACCAAGCCTTCAGCAGTAAAGCCCATTTTCTGAAAGTCAGAAATGGAAGTAACACCATCTCGCTTAGAAAGCTTGCGCCCTTCCAAATTTAAAATCAGCGGCGTGTGGGCAAATTCTGGGATTTTTGCACCCATTGCTTCATACAGTAAAATTTGCTTGGCGGTGTTGGCGATGTGGTCTTCTCCCCGGATAACATGGGTGATTTGCATATCGATGTCATCCACTACAACTACAAAGTTGTATAAAGGTTGACCGCTACCCTCTTCTGAGGCGCGGGCGATGACCATATCACCACCTAAATCGCTACCTCGCCAAGACATCTTTCCCCTTACTAGGTCATTCCAGACAATTTCCCGCCCATCTTCGATTTTGAAGCGAATCACAGAGGAGCGACCTTCTGCTTCAAATGCGGCGCGTTGTTCTGGCGTGAGGTTGCGGTGACGGTTGTCATAGCGAGGAGCTTCGCCTCTAGCTTTCTGAGCTTCTCTTAAAGCCTCTAGTTCTTCGGAAGTGGTGTAGCAGCGATAGGCTAATCCTTGATCTAGCAGTTTTTGTACTGCTTCTTTGTAGAGATCCAGGCGTTGGGATTGAAAAAATGGTCCTTCATCCCAGTTAAGTCCTAGCCAGCGCAGTCCTTCAAGAACATTGTCGGTGTATTCGGGACGCGATCGCTCTAGGTCTGTGTCTTCTATTCGCAGTATAAATTTACCGCCGTGGTGGCGGGCAAATAGCCAGTTAAATACAGCCGTTCTAGCTGTACCAATATGTAAATTTCCAGTTGGACTTGGCGCAATTCGGACTCTGACAGTCACAGTTAATTCTCTCTTTTGCAAAGCTTGATAAATGTAGCTTATATTTAAACCCTGAATCCTGAGTCAAGGAAATCCAGGCTTAGGAACTAGTAAATAACAAATGCCCAATTCCTAATATTACTTAAGACTCACTACTGATAATTTTAGAACGGGACTGACGGGGCTCGAACCCGCAACTTCCGCCGTGACAGGGCGGTGCTCTAACCAATTGAACTACAGTCCCTTGTTTGGCAACTTTGCTATTATCGCTATTTATTTTCTACTTGTCAAGTGTTTTGCAGTTAGGAATTATTTTTGCCCCGTCTGCCCAGCGGGCGATCGCTCCTTGGGGGAAATTTTTCGTTAAATAGAACCTGATAATACAACCTGTGGCTCTGATTCCAGATGCTGTAATATCCGGGATTGCATTTGTTTATACTGCTGCTTTAATAGCTGTTTGCTCAACTGCGGTTGAGAGGCGGGTGGTAGACTATGACTCTGTTGCACCCAGGTTTTCAACATTTGCCGCTGAGTTGGCTCGATGCGACTGCTGAGAACGTTGGTGCAGGAATGTGGTGCTTCTAGAGTAAAGAAAATCAAAGGATAGTGTTCATTTTCAGCCAGGAAACTTACTACCCTAAGATTTTGAGGATTTTGCATATCTAGGTAGCAGGGTAGCCACTTAGGAGCTAATTGCTGATTGTAAAGTATACTCACCCACAACAGCATTGGGTGAGGGGATGTTATGAAGATAAATTGGTTATAACGGGTAGAAACCGCATAATTTTTGATTTCTTGTTTAGGCAACATCAACCATAGCGCTGTCATAGATCCTTGTGCAGTGTCTATAACCTGAGAAAAAACAATCTCTTGAATTGGTTTATTTTCAGGCCATAAAAGTTGCCGGCATTTTTGTTCTACTGTGATTGGTAATCCAGAATCTAAGGGACAGGTAAGAATGGAACTAGAGGCTGATGTTGTAGGTAAACGTGGACTATTGGGCTGTTCTAAACTGTTTAAGACTTGCAGAATTTGAGCGATATTTTGTGGGCGATCGCTTGCTTTTTTAGCAAGACAAGCCATGATTAAATGATTTAACTTCTGAGGTAATTTAAGAGTGGGTTTAACATCTGCGATCGCTTTTGGTTCTTCAAATTGATGTGCTTTATACCAAGCCCCAAAGTAATCAGTTTCTGGTTGCCAGGGTTTTTTGCCTGTGAGCATTTCAAACATCATCACACCCAGGCTATAAATATCAGAGCGACTATCTAATTTTTCCCCATCTAGTTGTTCTGGAGAACAGTAGGGTAAAGTGCCATTAAATCCACTGCTTGTACTAGCTGTTGATGCATAATTTAAAAATCTAGCAATCCCGAAATCGAGAATTTTAACTAACTGACCCAATATCGGATCAGGAATAACTAATATATTGGCAGGCTTGATATCTCTATGAACTAATGGACAAATTTTGCCGTCAATGTTAATGCCTTCATGGGCGCACTGTAAGCCTAAGCAAATTTGGCGGGAGAGAGTCAAAAACATGGACAGAGGCAGCGGAATTAAATCCTTTAAACTTTTTCCACATAGATATTCCATGACGTAGTATGGTTTTCCTTGCTCATTCACGCCATAATCATACGCCCGCACTATATGTAAGCTCTTTTGACTCAAAGCTGCACTCATTAAAGCTTCACGAACAAAGTCTTGTTGCATCTTGGTATCGACAACAGTTTTAGTCAAAAACTTGACAGCAACGGGTGTACCTCCTAACAAAATATCATTTGCTAAGAAAACTTCACCCATGCCACCGCTACCAATTAATTGCTTGAGTTGATAACGATTGGCAAGCAAGCCCGTACTACTTGGAGATGTAAATCGGCTTTGATTCACTTTGTTCACCTCTGCTGCTGAGTCGATTTAAAGTTAGCAGTAGACACATAAGAATATCATTGGGTAATTGGTAGTAAGCATTTTCATTTTGATAGCAGACTTTCAAGGACGTGATAAAAGTTTAAAAAAAGTCTCCAAGAATTTAGTCATCCAATTTTTTAAACCTTCTTTCTCAGTTTTTTGATGAAAAGCTAACTTTTGTAAAATGTCCAATTTCAGCTTTTCATAATCTGTTTTTAGAAGATTTTTAGCTTCATTAGGCAAAATTAATCCATTTGATTGTTGACTTATATCTAAGCAATCTACAAGTTGCTGGCGCTGATTAGCTGTAAGCTTTAAAGTCGTTACATGAGAGCAACGGTTTGGATCTTCTAGGGCAAAAAATAGTAGATGATAGTAGCCTACTTCTGCTAAACTACGTGCTATATTCTCCCCTTTATTATCTTTCAAATCAAGAAAATAAGGTAGCCACTTAGTCATAGAAGGTTGGGCATTGTATAGTACTGTTACCCATAATAGCATTGGGTATACATTCATTTTACTAATAAATTCAGTACCATGTATTTTATCCAAATATTTTGTAATCTCTTGTTTGGGCAACATTGACCAAAAAGTTGGTATAAGTCTTTGATGAGTATGTAGTAAATGGGGAAAACCAATTGGTGCAATTGGTTTATTTTTAGGCCAATTTTTCTGCAAACACTCTTTTTCTGATAATAAAGTTGCAGGGACTAATTGAACTGGACACGAGAGTTTAATAATCTCACTGCTATTGCTAGGAATAACATCATTAAGCTGAAGATTAACCTTTTCTAAATCTTCTAATATTTGGTTGATATTTTGAGGGCGATCGCTTATTTCTTTCGCTAAACAACTCATCAGTAATTTTTCTAACACCTGTGGTATTTTGACTTGCGGATTCACTTCCTCAACTGTAGGTGGCATTTGAAAGCGATGCGCTTGATACCAAGTACCAAAGGAGTTACTTTTTGTCTGAAATGGATGTTTTCCTGTCAGCATCTCAAACATTAGTACTCCCAAACTGTAAATATCAGAGCGGACATCTAGCAATTTGCGTCCTTCCATATGTTCTGGAGAACAGTAAGGCAAACTGCCAATAAAAGAATCTGTCAGGGTCATCCCACTTCGCTCTGTTAAAAATTTGGCAATACCAAAATCTAGTATCTTAACAATTTCTCCTTGTTTGCTATCTTCACTAATGAATATATTTTCTGGTTTAATATCCCTGTGAACAATGGGATAAATCTCTCCTTTGAGGCTGATACCTTGATGGGCACATTGTAAACCTAAACAAATTTGATTACAAATCTCCAAAAACTTTGATATTGTTAAGGGCTGAATTTCGAGAATTTGTTTGAGACTTTTTCCTTGGAGGTATTCCATTACATAAAAGGGAGTCTTATCCTCAGTAACGCCATAACTTAAAATACGAACAATATGTTTACTTTTGCGACCCAATTGAGCGCCAATAAAAATCTCTCTGGCAAAGCGTTGGGACATTTGCTGGTTCACCAAACTGAGTGATAAGATTTTGACTGCGATCGGCATACCACCTTTAGCAGTATCTTCTGCTAAATAAACTTTACCCATCCCCCCTTTACCAATTAAATCTCTGATTAAATAGCGATTATTTAAAAATTGTCCAATGTAATCATCTAATTCTGCTTTTTGCCCTACCATACTCTCAATTTGATTTTGTGACATAAGAATTATTTATGAAAAACATTGCTGGCAAAATACTTTAATAAGTCTAGCTAATTATTAAATTTAAATCTAAAAAACATCATAATTTTTAGAATATTAATCCTCTGCTGTAATCATGGTTAATCTTTCTGCAAAATTCCCTAATCATTGTGTAACATATTTATTAATGAATACGGTTGAGAAATTACACGTAAACTACAAATAGGTAAGATAAAGTTGCCTAGCAAATTCCGTGAATACACAGGAATAAGCTTCAAACAAGTGAATAGCAGTAAAGGTACGATACCTCTGTACAGTTAACGGTTGAGATTCGGCAGTAAACGGTGCAATAATCTGATTAGTGGTGTTTCAATTTTAATTTTAAAGGCTAGTATCTGGGTGCGTTGCAGGGAGTTAAAATTATTATCACTGATGAGAATTAATGATTGTTGTCCATCGGGTAGTTTAGGGCCAAGAGTTAAGCCTTCGATGTTATCTAGCAGTACATCTAAGGTTCTTAAATCTAACAGCAGTTTTTTTGTAACTGGTTTAATATTCTTGGAATTAATTGCTAAAAGGCTATCAATCTTATGAATATCATCGCCTCCTTCTAAAGAAACCTGAAACAGGAAAATAGCAAATCCTAAACCAGTAAAAGACCGTTCTAAACTTAGGAAGTGTCCTTGATTATCGAGAGCAACTAAATCAGGTAATCCACTAGCGAATTTACCAGTAAAATTCAAAAAGGGTGAAACTGGTTCAGTTGGGTAAAGAAATTCCTTTTCTGGCTGGTTGTTGAGCAAGTTGTATTGCAAAATCCGGCATGGACTACCGATGTTAGGTTTAGCTGCGACACCATCTTGAATTAGAGCATTTTCGGTAGCTGTGAATAGATGCTTTTTATCAGGTGTGATAGTGAGGCTTTCAAAAGCCAAATTGTTACGGATACCTTTTTGACTACTTTTATCTGGCAAAAATTTGTTTGGTATGGAAAGTGTTTTAATTTCTCTGCCAGAAGAGAGCGAGAACTCTTTAATAAAAGGATTAATTAATTTTCCAGCATCGCCTTCAGAAGAAATAAACACAGTTGCTTTATTAGTTAATGCAATACCTTCTGTATCACTTTCACCAGGGCGAAATGTTTGACCATTTTCATTTAATAATGTGGTAACACTGACAGGAAGAACTTTACCTTTTTGTAGCTCACCCTTGCTTAAGTCAATTTTAAGAGTGTAGAAACGGGCGGCAGCTTTTTTTCCCCGGTCATCAGAAATAGCATAATAAAGGTTGTTTTTTGCATCATATGTAATTCCAGATAAACCTCCAACTTCAGTTTTTTTAAAGATTAAACCTTTCGGTAAGGTGGCTTCCCCGATAAACTCTATGCTACTGACTTCAACGGCATTTGTATATAAATTTGTGAATAAAAAAATGATAATTATAATTGCGATAAAGAAATAAATAATTCGTGGGATTACGAAGATTTTTTTAATCAGCTGCATAGAATTTTTTTGTTAAAGTCTGAAAATTACGAATAAGATATCATGCTGAAGGATGCAACATGTGTTAGGGCTGCACATCTGTGCGCCACTACAAATAACATGTATTTCAACCAATTGAAAACCTTTAGAAAATACGAAATTACTTAAGCTAGTCGCAAACCGTATTCATCCTGAAAAAAGTTGACAAGCCAATCTTTCACTCTGTGGGTAGCGCAGCAATCATCTTCGTTGTAGCTTTGGATAATTTCTAATAAGGTGCGATCGCCTGTTTCTAGCCACTGATCATACCAGTAAATACATTTAGCGCCACTAGCTTCTTTTTCCCGCCACTCAAATCCTAACCAACGAGCGATCGCTTTCAGGGCATAGCTTTCTACAGGCAATGCTACACTTTGGGTTAATTGTTCATACACATCCACAAATCGATTCAGTACAGGACGCACTGAGGCGTAGGGAGTATTGTAAAGCTTTGCCAACCGTTTGACTGTATCAAACTCGTAGACACAAAAATGATAAATTGGCGCTTCAGGATATTGCCAAACTAAATCCAAAAATTGCTGCCAAACTAATTCTTCGTCTTCTGGTTTTTCTGCTAAAAACGAATAAAACTGTTCTGTATTGGCAAGTCTATCAACGACCAAAACCCCCAAAAGATAATCTAAATCCAAGTCTGGCTGTGCCTCAATATCAAAGTAAAGCTCTATGGGTGCTGTGAATGTAATATCTTTAATTGGTAGCGGGTAGGGCAATATTATGGGTCGTCTTTCCAGTGCAGATTGAGCTTGCACTACTAGCTTGGGCGCTATCTCCCTGTCGAAACCAAGTAGGTTTTCTAAGGTGCTAGGACTGGTGTTGGCGAGAGATTCCAGTGTGGTGATGGCTAGGGCTTGCAGTTGAGTGTAGCGAATGGGTGTTACGCCTGGTAACAGTGAGAGATGTTTTTCAGATTGAGCAACGGCATAACATTGACTATGCCAATGGCAAAGATTGCACTTTTGCCGAGAAATAAACACCTCTGGCGGATTCGGTAACTCTAAAACTTGAATAAACTCCTCCAGAATCTGCTGCATCCGTGGTATCCATTTGAAAAGATCCACCGCATAACTTCTGTCATTGGTTCGCCGCAATAAAAGCCAAGCTATTTCTGGTATAACTTCCTGCACTGTTGCCAACACTTGGGCATGAAATGCGGCGACAACTTGATATTCTTGCTTAGGGCGCTTACCCAGTTCAATACCAGCCGGGACGTACATCCAGTCTCCAAAACGGGACTGTCCTGGCTGTTTGACGAGTAAATTTGGACGACTCAGTAAGGTGTATCCTTCAGAATAAGTTGCTAACAGTACTCCTTTATAAATGTAGTCCACTCCACGCTGCATCAATTCCAAAGTTGCCGCCTCTCCCCTTTCCCAGTTTCCGTATGGATAATCTGGTTGGTGATAGGTCAGATGTGCTAGAAAACTCAGCTGATGGGCGCTTTTGTCCTGTTGTAGTTTTCGCAGCAACTCATTGGGATCATCGCGCTGACTTTTGTCACCGTGGATATCTAGAAAAGGCCGGCGTTTACAGCGTTGGTATTGCAGTAGGAGTTCAGCATTAATTAGCATCCTTTTAAGTTAACAAGAATTAGCACACTCTGGGAGTAACTCAGACAATTAATAATGGAGTGGGCGAGACGAGACAAATCAGGCAGATGAAAAACTAATGACCAATGACTAATGGCTTTTGACTAATCCAAAATCCAAAATCCAAAATCTAAAATCTAAAATTGGTATGACCAGTACTTCTGTCGCACAAACCAGGTTGCATAGCCATCGAGAGCAATTTCCCGCTTTAGCGAATAAGGCTTATTTCAATTATGGGGGACAAGGGCCGATGCCCCAAAGGGCAATGGATGCTATGACCCAAACTCAAGCTCATGTTCAGCACATAGGACCCTTTGGCAATGAGGCATATCGCTGGATAGCGCCCCAGACTCAAGCTGCAAGAGAAGCGATCGCTTCGGAGTTACATGCACCAAGTCAAACAATTACCCTCACACAGAATGTCACTGTTGGCTGTAATATCGCCATGTGGGGCATCGAGTGGCGTGCTGGCGACCATATGCTGCTCTCAGACTGCGAACATCCAGGTGTGATTGCCACAGCACAAGAAATCGCGCGGAGATTTGCTGTGGAAGTTACTACCTGTCCTCTCAAAGCGACTTTAAATGAGGGTGACCCCGTAAAAGTTATTATCCAGCACTTACGCCCTAATACTCGTCTTGTGATATTAAGTCATGTTTTCTGGAATACTGGTCAAGTTTTACCTCTTGATAAAATTGCCGAAGTATGCAGAAATAATCATTCTGCACTACTGATAGATGCTGCCCAATCTGTTGGTTTGTTGCCTTTAAATTTGACTGAATTGGGAGTAGATTTTTATGCTTTCACTGGTCATAAATGGTTATGTGGCCCTGCGGGTGCCGGTGGTTTGTATGTCCGAACAGAAGCACGAGAAAGCCTGAAACCTACATTTATTGGCTTGAATGGCATTCTTGTGGATAGCCAATCTCAGCCTGTAGATTGGCTTCCAGATGGGCGACGATACGAAGTGTCTACATTAGCTTATCCGTTGTATGTTGGGTTACGAGAGGCGATCGCAATCCATCAGCAATGGGGAACCTCACTGGAACGTTATGAGCAAATTTGCCATAACAGTGAATACCTCTGGCAGCGGTTAGTAGCGTTACCCGATGTCAAATGTCTACGAACTTCCCCACCCGAAAGCGGTATAGTCTCCTTTCAACTCACCCAGAATCAGCCCCAAGCTCATTTGAAGTTGGTGCAATTTTTAGACTCGCAAAAAATATTAACTCGGACAATTGCTGATCCTAGCTGTATACGCACCAGCGTTCATTACTTTACTTTAGAATCGGAAATCGACCAATTGATTGAGGCGATTCAAAGTTTTTGCAAAATCTAGGATCAGTAGGGTGTGTTGTAACGCACTTTTACTAGTGCGTTATGGTATCTCAAGCTAAGAGGCTGTACTTAACTCTGCTGAACTAAATGAAAACTCTTTATTTACTTTGTGGCTTGGCGTTTTCCGGTAAAAGTACCTTGGCTAAAGCAATAGTCGATTACCTAAACTGTGCATATGTAAGTCTGGATGATATCAATAAAGAGCGAGGACTTGGTTTTGGTGGAGATGGTATTCCCGTTGAAGAGTGGGAAAATACTCACCAGATCGCAATTGGTATTTTGGAGAATTTAATGCAGCTAGAACAAGATATCATTCTCGATGATACAAACTGTTTTCGTTGGTTGCGTGACAGATTTAGAGAGGTCGCCAAACGACATGATTATAAAAGCAAAGTAATTTACCTCAATGTTCCGCTAGAGGAAATTTACATAAGAATGCAAATGAATGAACAGACTAAAAAACGCCAAGGAATCAAAAAGGAGATTTTTGCAGAACTAATACAAAATTTTCAGCCTCCTGAAGTAGATGAAAATATTTTGCTATTCAATAATGAATCCACTATCAAAGATTGGCTAGATATTCAATTACATTCTACATTTAATAATTTATAACTCCTAACTATAAAATGAAACGCCCAATTTTATATATAGCCATAACTAACCACGGTTTTGGTCATGCTACCCGCACGGCTTCTGTAGCTGCGACAATTCAAAAATTATGTCCAGAAGTTCTACTAATTATGGTGAGTACTGCCCCACGCTGGTTGCTAGAGTGCTATATAGAAGGCGATTTTATCTATCGTCCTCGTGCATTTGATTTGGGTGTGGTGCAAACTGATAGTTTGACAATGGATAAAGTAGCGACTTTAGAAAAGTTGCTCGATATTAAGAAGCATCAAAATTCGCTGATTGCCTCAGAAGTCAATTTTATCTGCCAAAATCGCGTTAATCTCATCTTGGCAGATATTCCCTTCTTGGCTCCTGGGTTTGCCAAAGCTGCAAATATTCCCTGCTGGATGATGAGTAACTTTGGTTGGGACTTGATCTACCGAGATTGGGGGGGTGAATTTACCGCAGTTGCCGATTGGATTAGTGATTGGTATTCAAAGTGCGATCGCCTGTTTCGTCTACCCTTCCATGAACCGATGCAGGCTTTTAACAATATCACAGATGTCGGCTTAACAGGCGGTTCCCCCCGTTACTCTGCTGATGATTTACGTTCTCTTTGGGGAATAACTACAGCAGTTGAAAAAACTATTTTGTTGACCTTTGGCGGCTTGGGTTTACAGCAAATCCCCTATGATAACCTGCGGCGATTTCCAGATTGGCAATTCATCGTCTTTGATCAATCTGCCCCTGATTTACCTAATTTAGTGAAAATTGATGACCGCAAATACCGCCCTGTAGATTTTATGCCTATTTGTGGACGAGTCGTTTCTAAACCTGGTTACAGTACTTTTTCTGAAGCCACAATATTAGGAGTGCCTATTGTTACTATACCACGTGATGATTTTGCTGAAGCAAATTTTATCCTAGAAGGCATAATTAATTATAACCAGCACCAAATCATCACCCCTTCTGAGTTTTTTCAAGGGACTTGGGATTTTCTGCGTGAGTTACCTCAACCACCAAAGCAATCTCAACCAATTGCCAAGGATGGTAATGAAGCGATCGCTCATGCTATTGTCAACTATTTTCGCAGTAATTAAACTTGACTTAACTTATAGCCTCTCATAGGCTACTAGCTATCTGCTGAGAAGGTTATAGCTGTTTTCAATTATGTAAAATACAGTAGGGACGCGCAGATGTGCGCCCAAAGCACGTATTGCATCCAAACCAAAACCGCTATAAACTTTATTTATATGGTGAGGCAAATCATCCAAACTAAAAAATCAACGGTTATTAGTCAATAATCAATCAAATTGCAGATGACTCACTACCAAAAGTTACTGAAAATTTCCACCACGGGCAAATCTTTTTCCAACATCACCGCGAAAATTGAAGCTATAGTTGCAGAGTCGGGAGTAGAAACTGGTCTTTGTACTCTATTTTTGCGCCACACT from Nostoc sp. UHCC 0926 includes these protein-coding regions:
- a CDS encoding esterase-like activity of phytase family protein; amino-acid sequence: MQLIKKIFVIPRIIYFFIAIIIIIFLFTNLYTNAVEVSSIEFIGEATLPKGLIFKKTEVGGLSGITYDAKNNLYYAISDDRGKKAAARFYTLKIDLSKGELQKGKVLPVSVTTLLNENGQTFRPGESDTEGIALTNKATVFISSEGDAGKLINPFIKEFSLSSGREIKTLSIPNKFLPDKSSQKGIRNNLAFESLTITPDKKHLFTATENALIQDGVAAKPNIGSPCRILQYNLLNNQPEKEFLYPTEPVSPFLNFTGKFASGLPDLVALDNQGHFLSLERSFTGLGFAIFLFQVSLEGGDDIHKIDSLLAINSKNIKPVTKKLLLDLRTLDVLLDNIEGLTLGPKLPDGQQSLILISDNNFNSLQRTQILAFKIKIETPLIRLLHRLLPNLNR
- a CDS encoding TM0106 family RecB-like putative nuclease; translation: MLINAELLLQYQRCKRRPFLDIHGDKSQRDDPNELLRKLQQDKSAHQLSFLAHLTYHQPDYPYGNWERGEAATLELMQRGVDYIYKGVLLATYSEGYTLLSRPNLLVKQPGQSRFGDWMYVPAGIELGKRPKQEYQVVAAFHAQVLATVQEVIPEIAWLLLRRTNDRSYAVDLFKWIPRMQQILEEFIQVLELPNPPEVFISRQKCNLCHWHSQCYAVAQSEKHLSLLPGVTPIRYTQLQALAITTLESLANTSPSTLENLLGFDREIAPKLVVQAQSALERRPIILPYPLPIKDITFTAPIELYFDIEAQPDLDLDYLLGVLVVDRLANTEQFYSFLAEKPEDEELVWQQFLDLVWQYPEAPIYHFCVYEFDTVKRLAKLYNTPYASVRPVLNRFVDVYEQLTQSVALPVESYALKAIARWLGFEWREKEASGAKCIYWYDQWLETGDRTLLEIIQSYNEDDCCATHRVKDWLVNFFQDEYGLRLA
- a CDS encoding aminotransferase class V-fold PLP-dependent enzyme translates to MTSTSVAQTRLHSHREQFPALANKAYFNYGGQGPMPQRAMDAMTQTQAHVQHIGPFGNEAYRWIAPQTQAAREAIASELHAPSQTITLTQNVTVGCNIAMWGIEWRAGDHMLLSDCEHPGVIATAQEIARRFAVEVTTCPLKATLNEGDPVKVIIQHLRPNTRLVILSHVFWNTGQVLPLDKIAEVCRNNHSALLIDAAQSVGLLPLNLTELGVDFYAFTGHKWLCGPAGAGGLYVRTEARESLKPTFIGLNGILVDSQSQPVDWLPDGRRYEVSTLAYPLYVGLREAIAIHQQWGTSLERYEQICHNSEYLWQRLVALPDVKCLRTSPPESGIVSFQLTQNQPQAHLKLVQFLDSQKILTRTIADPSCIRTSVHYFTLESEIDQLIEAIQSFCKI
- a CDS encoding ATP-binding protein, which gives rise to MKTLYLLCGLAFSGKSTLAKAIVDYLNCAYVSLDDINKERGLGFGGDGIPVEEWENTHQIAIGILENLMQLEQDIILDDTNCFRWLRDRFREVAKRHDYKSKVIYLNVPLEEIYIRMQMNEQTKKRQGIKKEIFAELIQNFQPPEVDENILLFNNESTIKDWLDIQLHSTFNNL
- a CDS encoding glycosyl transferase, whose product is MKRPILYIAITNHGFGHATRTASVAATIQKLCPEVLLIMVSTAPRWLLECYIEGDFIYRPRAFDLGVVQTDSLTMDKVATLEKLLDIKKHQNSLIASEVNFICQNRVNLILADIPFLAPGFAKAANIPCWMMSNFGWDLIYRDWGGEFTAVADWISDWYSKCDRLFRLPFHEPMQAFNNITDVGLTGGSPRYSADDLRSLWGITTAVEKTILLTFGGLGLQQIPYDNLRRFPDWQFIVFDQSAPDLPNLVKIDDRKYRPVDFMPICGRVVSKPGYSTFSEATILGVPIVTIPRDDFAEANFILEGIINYNQHQIITPSEFFQGTWDFLRELPQPPKQSQPIAKDGNEAIAHAIVNYFRSN